The Syntrophorhabdaceae bacterium sequence TCTCAAGCGGCTACAGCATGGACAACGAAGCGCGGCTGATCATGGGTAAAGGATGCACCGGATTCATTCAGAAACCATATAATATCGCCGTGTTATCCCGGAAGGTCCGGGAGGTGTTGGAAAGATAGAGGGTTTCAGCTTTCAGGCTCAAATCTCACGTCCCTCGCCAGCCTGCCACTTTCTTGTAGTCTTCCATGGTCCAGCAGGAGCGCAGAAAGGGACAGTCCTTGCAAAGCTCCGTCCTGTGCTGCTCAATGAGGTATTGTTTGCCCGAATCCGAATTAATGTTGCGGGATGTCATCTCGTCGACACAGGGAGGTGTCCTCGACTTACAGCCGTGCTTGTTGTCGCATCCTATGCAGTAGCCGCTCTTCGGCTTGATGTGAGCCTCCTTTACGGGAACCGGTATCCCGACAGCGGCATAACATGGCCCCGGGAAGCGCTCTCATCTATCCACGAGCGTTTTTCGCCCCAGATGGGAGAGATCCTGCCGTAGAGCCAGTCAAAGGGCAGGTCGGCATGGGGTTCGTACTTTTCAATATACTCCACATAGGGACTCCCGCAAAGGTCCACCGGGCCAAGTACAGCATCATTCTCCCCGTCAAACTCGCAGGCGGGCACGCCAAGCTTTTCGCAAAGACCCTTGTCGAACGCCGGGGTGACGCTCATCCATCTTCCGTTGACAAAAAGCTGGGTGTATCCGTGGCTCGGGAATTCTTCGATACCCGTCTGGGCCTTAAGCTCCCCGGGCATCTTGTGGTTGCGGATCCTCGCGAAGGCAAGCCGGGAGGGAATACCAGCCGCACGCGCCAGGGCGGCAAGGAGAACAGCCTTCTGGACGCAATATCCCTTGCCTCTCTCAAGAACGGCGCTCGCCCTGAAATCCTCCAGGAATGTGGAAAGCATGTAGACATTGTAATGGATCTCGTCGCGAACAAAATAGAAGAGCGCCTGCGCCTTGCGCACATCGCCGGCAAGCCCCCCTGCAAGCCCCAGCGACGTTTGGCGGATACGATCGTTTTCGCTGTCTATCGTTTCCGTCGGCGCGAGATATATCTGCACATTCTCTCCCATTCCCTTCCATCCCTCAAAAGGCGCGGACGTTCAAGCGACTCGCGCTCTCAATCCGGTTTTGCGCCGATAATGACCTCGTCCGCCAGTTCGTTGGTGTCACCCTCCCGCCCGATCGGGAAGTGTTCCTCAAGGAGCTGTCCTGCCTCGCCTATCGCCTCAACGAGTGCATTTGCCGCATTTCTCTCCCTGACTCCCCGAGACACCATCTTCGCCAATGTGTCGAGCCTGGCCTGGGTGATCTTTTCGTGGATCCCTTTATCGGCAAGGACCCATACTTTCCTTTCGAAGAGTGAAATGAAAAAAAGAACGCCCGTGTTCGCCCTCGTCCTGTAAAGACCCTTTTCGTAAAATGCCCTGACAGCCCTGTCCCGCACCGCCCTCTGGCGGCGCTTGACACCGGTGAAATGGACCTTGAGTAAAGGCACCTTTCTGAAGAGCGGCCAGGACAAAAGAAAGAA is a genomic window containing:
- a CDS encoding TPM domain-containing protein; this translates as MKALHFFSDAEKERIREATSSAELRTIGEIAVMVVDASSRYREAEVLGAITLGNVAAFLIATFFLHESLLWYIPLTFVFFLLSWPLFRKVPLLKVHFTGVKRRQRAVRDRAVRAFYEKGLYRTRANTGVLFFISLFERKVWVLADKGIHEKITQARLDTLAKMVSRGVRERNAANALVEAIGEAGQLLEEHFPIGREGDTNELADEVIIGAKPD
- a CDS encoding transglutaminase family protein — translated: MGENVQIYLAPTETIDSENDRIRQTSLGLAGGLAGDVRKAQALFYFVRDEIHYNVYMLSTFLEDFRASAVLERGKGYCVQKAVLLAALARAAGIPSRLAFARIRNHKMPGELKAQTGIEEFPSHGYTQLFVNGRWMSVTPAFDKGLCEKLGVPACEFDGENDAVLGPVDLCGSPYVEYIEKYEPHADLPFDWLYGRISPIWGEKRSWIDESASRGHVMPLSGYRFP